The Terriglobus roseus sequence GCTCAAAAGGCGAAGGGCCATCGATGGCAATCTCAAAAGGACGCTCGTCCTTTGTGGGGTCCTGCAGTTCATCCAGGGAAGCCATCGTACGCTTACGTGACAGGTCAATCACCAAATTGCGGGCGATCGTAAACAGCCATGTATCGAACCGGGCCTTGCCGTTGTACTGGCCGCCACGCATCAGCACACGCATCCATGTCTCCTGGAACAGGTCTTCCGCAACCTCGCGTTTGCCGGTCAGGAAGGTCAGGTAGCGCATCAGGCGATGTTGATAGGTATCGATCAGGCGATCCAGCAGCTCCGGGTCCTGCTGCTTCAACCCGCGTGCAATGTCGGCGTTCTCGGCCTCATTGGCCTCGATCATTGCCGCCGTCATGGGCAGGGTCTGCACGCCCTTGTTGACGCGATATTTTGTGGGAAAGACGCGGACAGCGAAAGATTTTTCTTCCAGCATGGGTTTCGCCTCGGGGAATCAACTGCGCAGGGGGACGCTGGCGCGATTATAGGATTGGCTTCCGACCGCTGTGGGTAACGATTTGTAACAAGTAGACTTGAAGAGTGGCGAACGATTTCAGCGCATTGCGCTCGCGCCTTTCGGAGCGGTCTAGCTGATGGAAATAATCTTCGGTGTTCATCCCGTAACTGAGGCCGTCCGCATGCGGCCGGCAGACCTGGACCACGTTACGGTGCTGTCCGGCGCGCCGAACCCCCGTGTGGCGGCGCTGGCGGACCTGTGCCGCGCCTCGAAGATTCGCGTGAGCTCAGCCAGCCGCGAAGAGCTGCAGCGGATGAGCCGCAGCGAAAATCATGGTGGGGCCGTCGCCTTTCTGCGGGAGCGCAAGGCACTGACCATTGAGGACCTGCTAAAGCCCGTCGCAACCAAGCGCTTTCTGCTGGCGCTGGACGGTGTCGAAGACCCGCATAACCTGGGCGCTCTGCTGCGTACAGCGGATGGTGCCGGTGTTGATGGCGTCCTGATCCCCGAGCGCCGCGCCGCGTCCATTACCGGGACAGTCGCCAAAGCGAGCGCGGGCGCAACGGAACACGTTCGTGTGGCGAAGGTAACCAACCTGGTCCGGTCGCTGGAAGACCTGAAAAAACAGAACATCTGGATCATCGGCCTCGACGAGCGCGGGACGATGGATTACGACCAGTTCGACTTCAACGCCGACATTGCGCTGGTGCTGGGCCGCGAGGGCGCCGGTCTGCACGACCTGACCAAGCGCACCTGCGATTTCCTGCTGCGCGTCCCCATGGCGGGCGCCGTGCCTTCGTTGAACGTTTCCGTCGCGGGAGCCGTCGTCATGTACGAGGCGGCACGCCAGCGCCGGCACGCCGCTACCCCGGCCGCTGCCGAAGCTGACCCCAAGCCGTCCAAACCAAGGAAGGGCCTGGGCTCCTGAGCCGAGGTCCGCTGGTGCAAATGTCCCCAAGTAAGCCAAATCACGCGGTAGCGGGTCTCGCATGTCTTGCCCCTGAGACGCTGGATCCGATGACGGACTCTCCCACATTTCCAACGTGCGCCCGTAAGTCCCCACATCCGTTCAGGATGTGGAGCGCCCGCGTCTTCGGTGCGTTGGCGCTGGCGACAGTGACTTGCAGTGCCCAGCAGCAGACC is a genomic window containing:
- the rlmB gene encoding 23S rRNA (guanosine(2251)-2'-O)-methyltransferase RlmB; translation: MEIIFGVHPVTEAVRMRPADLDHVTVLSGAPNPRVAALADLCRASKIRVSSASREELQRMSRSENHGGAVAFLRERKALTIEDLLKPVATKRFLLALDGVEDPHNLGALLRTADGAGVDGVLIPERRAASITGTVAKASAGATEHVRVAKVTNLVRSLEDLKKQNIWIIGLDERGTMDYDQFDFNADIALVLGREGAGLHDLTKRTCDFLLRVPMAGAVPSLNVSVAGAVVMYEAARQRRHAATPAAAEADPKPSKPRKGLGS
- a CDS encoding RNA polymerase sigma factor; this translates as MLEEKSFAVRVFPTKYRVNKGVQTLPMTAAMIEANEAENADIARGLKQQDPELLDRLIDTYQHRLMRYLTFLTGKREVAEDLFQETWMRVLMRGGQYNGKARFDTWLFTIARNLVIDLSRKRTMASLDELQDPTKDERPFEIAIDGPSPFEQFCSREDAAEVSAVLLELHASYREVLVLRFHEEMALEEIAAVTRAPLSTVKSRLYRGLAALKPQLEKLRGERNQVRRQVVSGGFC